In Ensifer canadensis, a genomic segment contains:
- a CDS encoding sigma-70 family RNA polymerase sigma factor, with protein MTEMTDEDVKTSFDPLRPRLIRIAYRMLGSVSEAEDIVQEAFLRWLDTDRVTVKEPSAFLRRIVTRLCLDQLKSARRRRETYLGPWLPEPIVEESDDLDDITLPLMMALERLSPLERAAFLLHDVFGVSFDEIGETIGRKPAACRQLASRARVNIRNARRRFAMPREQGLEIASAFFAASRGGDMQQLRSLLATEAIVYADGGGKTVAPRRPIVGLDKVMKLHASLALIFAQTMSRLVRYDFINGLPGFITIEDGEILQTTALEIEQDRITAIYVTRNPEKLKHLPETLRHFGGHAVH; from the coding sequence ATGACCGAGATGACCGACGAAGACGTCAAAACGAGCTTCGACCCGCTGCGTCCGCGACTGATCCGCATTGCCTATCGGATGCTGGGTTCGGTCAGCGAGGCCGAGGACATCGTCCAGGAGGCATTCCTGCGCTGGCTGGACACCGACCGTGTGACCGTCAAGGAACCATCGGCGTTTCTGCGCCGGATCGTGACGCGCCTTTGCCTCGATCAGTTGAAGTCGGCACGACGGCGGCGCGAAACCTATCTCGGGCCGTGGCTGCCGGAACCGATCGTCGAGGAGAGCGACGACCTCGACGACATCACCCTGCCGCTGATGATGGCGCTGGAGCGTCTGTCGCCGCTCGAACGGGCTGCCTTCCTGCTGCACGATGTCTTCGGCGTCAGCTTCGATGAAATTGGCGAGACGATCGGCCGCAAGCCGGCGGCCTGCCGCCAGCTCGCCAGCCGCGCCCGCGTCAATATCCGCAATGCCCGACGCCGCTTTGCGATGCCACGGGAACAGGGCCTGGAAATCGCCTCCGCCTTCTTCGCGGCGTCGCGTGGCGGCGACATGCAGCAGCTTCGTTCGCTGCTTGCGACCGAGGCGATCGTCTATGCCGATGGTGGCGGTAAGACGGTGGCACCAAGACGGCCGATCGTCGGCCTAGACAAGGTGATGAAGCTGCACGCCTCGCTGGCGCTGATCTTTGCCCAGACGATGTCGCGGCTGGTGCGTTACGATTTCATCAATGGGCTGCCCGGTTTCATCACCATCGAAGACGGAGAGATCCTGCAGACCACTGCCCTTGAGATCGAGCAGGATCGGATCACCGCCATCTACGTCACCCGCAATCCGGAGAAGCTCAAACATCTCCCGGAAACACTGCGACATTTCGGTGGCCATGCCGTTCACTGA
- the cysD gene encoding sulfate adenylyltransferase subunit CysD, which yields MPLTHPETELHNPQSTKPPLDPHLKALENEAIHIFREVAAEFERPVMLYSIGKDSSVLLHLARKAFYPGRVPFPLLHVNTGWKFAEMITFRDEIVKRYDLDLIEHVNPRGAQENVTPFSHGSALYTDIMKTEALRQALDAGQYDAAFGGARRDEEASRAKERIYSFRTPDHRWDPRNQRPELWNVYNGMVRKGESVRAFPLSNWTEVDIWRYIQAEDIPIVPLYFAKKRPVVERDGMMILAEDPRLELLPGEAKREEVIRFRTLGCFPLTGAIRSDATSLDDIISELETATVSERQGRAIDRDQSGSMEKKKREGYF from the coding sequence ATGCCTCTTACCCATCCGGAAACGGAACTGCACAATCCGCAGAGCACCAAGCCGCCGCTTGACCCGCATTTGAAGGCGCTCGAAAACGAAGCGATCCACATCTTCCGCGAAGTGGCCGCCGAGTTTGAACGCCCTGTCATGCTCTACTCGATCGGCAAGGATTCCTCGGTGCTGCTGCACCTGGCGCGCAAGGCCTTCTATCCCGGCCGCGTTCCCTTTCCGCTGCTGCACGTCAACACCGGCTGGAAGTTTGCCGAGATGATCACGTTTCGCGACGAGATCGTGAAGCGCTACGACCTCGACCTGATCGAGCACGTTAATCCGCGCGGCGCTCAGGAGAACGTCACGCCGTTCAGCCACGGTTCGGCGCTCTACACCGACATCATGAAGACCGAGGCGCTGCGCCAGGCGCTCGACGCCGGCCAGTATGACGCCGCTTTCGGCGGCGCGCGCCGCGACGAAGAGGCCTCGCGCGCCAAGGAGCGCATCTACTCCTTCCGCACCCCAGACCACCGCTGGGATCCACGCAACCAGCGTCCCGAGCTTTGGAACGTCTATAACGGCATGGTGCGCAAGGGCGAGAGCGTGCGCGCCTTCCCGTTGTCGAACTGGACCGAGGTCGACATCTGGCGCTACATCCAGGCCGAAGACATTCCGATCGTGCCGCTTTATTTCGCCAAGAAACGGCCGGTCGTCGAACGCGACGGCATGATGATCCTTGCCGAAGACCCGCGTCTCGAACTGCTGCCGGGTGAGGCCAAGCGCGAGGAAGTGATCCGCTTCCGTACGCTCGGATGCTTCCCGCTGACCGGCGCCATCCGCTCCGACGCCACGTCGCTCGACGACATCATCTCCGAACTTGAAACCGCGACCGTATCCGAACGCCAGGGCCGCGCCATCGACCGTGACCAATCCGGTTCGATGGAAAAGAAAAAACGCGAAGGATATTTCTGA
- the cysN gene encoding sulfate adenylyltransferase subunit CysN translates to MTAPATANAVQEDAAAHVLAFPASESVRATRDSRPLRLITCGSVDDGKSTLIGRLLWDTKAVKEDQAATLRRDSNGKQNDLGLPDFALLLDGLQAEREQGITIDVAYRYFSTDKRSFIVADTPGHEQYTRNMATGASTADLAVLLVDARVGLLEQTRRHATIATLMGIKQFVLAVNKIDLTDYDRARFDQISHEFRELALSLGVRQVTAIPLSALKGENVVYDGRASMPWYDGPTLVEVLELATTRSSQTVGFRLPVQRVSRPGESFRGYQGTVAGGAVKPGDSVVILPSGMVANVTKIVTFDLVRNAAVAGDAITLVLDRQVDVSRGDMIVAIDSQPLTGLAFDAQIVALQPDGIQPGKRYWLKSGSRRQRVQVQPASQLDLKTGKWEHADQLPMNAIGKVHLAFDEQAIFDPYEQNRTTGAFILIDPDTNNTVAGGMITAKRSALGGIHTEDARVILSLPADLADQLMATELFAGRREDAEVRRVSAGRASEIIDTIDG, encoded by the coding sequence ATGACCGCACCAGCAACCGCGAATGCCGTTCAGGAAGACGCAGCCGCTCACGTTCTGGCGTTTCCGGCGTCCGAATCGGTCCGCGCAACGCGCGACAGCCGCCCCCTTCGCCTCATCACCTGCGGCTCGGTCGACGACGGGAAATCGACGCTGATCGGTCGACTGCTTTGGGATACCAAGGCGGTCAAGGAAGATCAGGCGGCGACGCTGCGGCGTGATTCCAACGGCAAGCAGAACGATCTCGGCCTGCCGGACTTCGCGCTCCTGCTCGACGGCCTGCAGGCCGAGCGCGAACAGGGCATCACCATCGACGTCGCCTATCGGTATTTCTCCACCGACAAGCGCTCCTTCATCGTCGCCGACACACCCGGCCATGAGCAATATACCCGCAACATGGCAACCGGCGCGTCGACGGCCGACCTCGCGGTGTTGCTGGTCGACGCCCGCGTCGGCCTGCTCGAGCAGACTCGGCGGCACGCGACGATCGCGACCCTGATGGGCATCAAGCAGTTCGTTCTGGCGGTCAACAAGATCGACCTGACGGACTATGACCGCGCCCGGTTCGACCAGATCAGCCACGAGTTTCGTGAGCTGGCGCTATCGCTCGGCGTGCGCCAGGTCACGGCAATTCCGCTTTCGGCACTGAAGGGCGAGAACGTCGTTTACGACGGCCGCGCTTCGATGCCCTGGTACGATGGCCCGACCCTGGTCGAAGTGCTTGAACTGGCGACGACACGCTCCTCCCAGACCGTCGGCTTCCGCCTGCCGGTGCAGCGCGTCTCGCGCCCGGGCGAAAGCTTCCGCGGCTACCAGGGAACGGTTGCCGGCGGCGCGGTCAAGCCCGGCGACAGCGTCGTGATCCTGCCCTCGGGCATGGTTGCCAACGTCACCAAGATCGTCACCTTCGACCTCGTGCGCAACGCTGCGGTCGCCGGCGATGCCATCACCCTGGTGCTCGACCGCCAGGTCGACGTTTCGCGCGGCGACATGATCGTCGCCATCGACAGCCAGCCGCTGACGGGCCTTGCCTTCGACGCCCAGATCGTTGCGCTGCAGCCTGATGGCATCCAGCCGGGCAAGCGCTACTGGCTGAAAAGCGGCAGCCGCCGCCAGCGTGTGCAGGTGCAGCCGGCAAGCCAGCTGGACCTGAAGACGGGCAAGTGGGAGCACGCAGACCAGTTGCCGATGAACGCCATCGGCAAGGTTCACCTTGCCTTCGACGAACAGGCGATCTTCGACCCTTATGAGCAGAATCGGACGACCGGCGCCTTCATCCTGATCGATCCCGACACCAACAACACGGTGGCCGGCGGCATGATCACGGCCAAGCGCTCGGCGCTCGGCGGCATCCATACGGAAGACGCCCGCGTGATCCTGTCGCTGCCCGCCGATCTCGCCGACCAGCTGATGGCAACCGAGCTGTTTGCGGGTCGTCGCGAGGATGCAGAAGTGCGTCGCGTCAGCGCTGGCCGCGCGAGCGAGATCATCGACACGATCGACGGCTGA
- the betC gene encoding choline-sulfatase, whose protein sequence is MTARPNILIIMVDQLNGKFFPDGPAEFLHAPNLKSLAARSARFRNNYTSSPLCAPARASFMAGQLPSRTRVYDNAAEYQSSIPTYAHHLRRAGYYTALSGKMHFVGPDQLHGFEERLTTDIYPADFGWTPDYRKPGERIDWWYHNLGSVTGAGAAEITNQMEYDDEVAFLANQKLYQLSRENDDAGRRPWCLTVSFTHPHDPYVARKKFWDLYEDCEHLLPEVGMLPEEDQDPHSKRIMHSCDYVNFDLTEDNIRRSRRAYFANISYLDEKVGELVDTLTRTRMLDNTLILFCSDHGDMLGERGLWFKMNFFEGSARVPLMAAGPAVAPGLHLTPTSNLDVTPTLCDLAGISMDEVKPWTDGISLVPVINGEERTEPVLMEYAAEASHAPLVAIRKGKWKYIHCALDPDQLYDLEADPLELKNLAANPETPVQAATLNAFRDMCAAHWDMEAFDGAVRESQARRWVVYEALRNGAYYPWDHQPLQKASERYMRNHMNLDNLEESKRYPRGE, encoded by the coding sequence ATGACCGCCAGACCTAATATCCTGATCATTATGGTCGACCAGCTGAACGGAAAATTCTTTCCCGACGGTCCGGCGGAATTCCTGCATGCGCCGAACCTGAAGAGCCTCGCCGCCCGCTCCGCCCGCTTTCGCAACAACTACACCTCGTCGCCGCTTTGCGCGCCTGCCCGCGCCTCGTTCATGGCAGGCCAGCTGCCGAGCCGCACCCGGGTCTATGACAACGCCGCCGAATACCAGTCCTCGATCCCGACCTACGCACATCACCTGCGCCGCGCCGGCTACTACACGGCACTGTCCGGCAAGATGCATTTCGTCGGGCCTGATCAATTGCATGGTTTCGAGGAGCGGCTGACGACCGATATCTATCCCGCCGATTTCGGCTGGACGCCGGATTATCGCAAGCCGGGCGAGCGCATCGACTGGTGGTATCACAATCTCGGCTCCGTCACCGGCGCCGGCGCCGCCGAGATCACCAACCAGATGGAGTATGACGACGAGGTCGCCTTTCTCGCCAACCAGAAGCTCTACCAGCTGTCGCGCGAAAACGACGACGCGGGCCGCCGCCCCTGGTGCCTGACCGTCTCCTTCACCCACCCGCACGACCCCTATGTCGCACGAAAGAAATTCTGGGATCTCTACGAGGATTGCGAGCATCTTCTGCCAGAGGTCGGCATGCTGCCGGAGGAGGACCAGGATCCGCACTCGAAGCGGATCATGCATTCCTGCGACTACGTCAATTTCGACTTGACCGAGGACAATATCCGCCGCTCGCGCCGCGCCTATTTCGCCAATATTTCCTATCTCGACGAAAAGGTCGGCGAACTTGTCGACACGCTGACGCGCACCCGGATGCTCGACAACACTCTGATCCTGTTCTGCTCCGACCATGGCGACATGCTGGGCGAGCGCGGCCTGTGGTTCAAGATGAACTTCTTCGAAGGCTCGGCGCGCGTGCCCCTGATGGCGGCCGGACCCGCCGTTGCGCCCGGCCTGCACCTGACGCCGACGTCGAACCTCGACGTAACCCCGACGCTTTGCGACCTCGCCGGCATCTCGATGGACGAGGTGAAGCCCTGGACTGATGGCATCAGCCTCGTGCCTGTCATCAATGGCGAGGAGCGCACCGAGCCGGTGCTCATGGAGTATGCTGCGGAAGCGTCCCACGCGCCGCTGGTCGCCATTCGCAAGGGCAAATGGAAATATATCCACTGCGCGCTCGACCCGGATCAGCTCTATGATCTCGAAGCCGATCCGCTGGAGCTGAAGAACCTCGCGGCAAACCCGGAGACACCGGTGCAGGCGGCAACGCTGAATGCGTTTCGCGACATGTGCGCCGCCCACTGGGACATGGAGGCCTTCGATGGCGCCGTGCGCGAGAGCCAGGCCCGGCGCTGGGTGGTCTACGAGGCACTGAGGAACGGCGCCTATTATCCGTGGGACCATCAGCCGCTGCAAAAAGCATCCGAGCGCTACATGCGCAACCACATGAACCTCGACAATCTCGAGGAATCCAAACGCTATCCGCGGGGAGAATGA
- a CDS encoding DUF6152 family protein: MMRSFPGRVLAGSIVTLLLVTGAYAHHGWSWAEADQIELAGTIREISMAPPHPTLQVETEKDGLWRVELGNPRQTERSGFVEGVAKVGDQIVVLGNRSLDPNEKRLKAVRVTVAGKSFDIYPDRIRTGG, encoded by the coding sequence ATGATGAGGTCCTTTCCTGGCCGCGTTCTCGCCGGAAGCATCGTGACGTTGCTTCTGGTCACTGGCGCCTACGCTCATCACGGCTGGTCCTGGGCAGAGGCGGACCAGATCGAACTTGCCGGCACGATCCGTGAAATCTCGATGGCGCCGCCACATCCGACGCTTCAGGTCGAGACTGAAAAGGACGGGCTCTGGCGCGTCGAACTGGGCAATCCCAGACAGACGGAACGGTCCGGCTTCGTCGAAGGTGTCGCCAAAGTCGGCGATCAGATCGTGGTTCTGGGCAATCGCTCGCTCGATCCGAACGAGAAGCGCCTGAAGGCAGTCCGCGTCACCGTTGCCGGCAAGAGCTTCGACATCTATCCGGACCGCATCCGGACCGGTGGATGA
- a CDS encoding flavodoxin family protein: MSNICIAVIYHSGYGHTARQADAVKTGIERVDGAQCLLLTVEDTPARWSDLLSAEAIIFGTPTYVGGPSAAFKSFQEASSNAVMAKGYLWKDKIAAGFTNSGTASGDKLATLMQLALFAAQHGMHWINLDLPPSNHSTTGSPDDLNRLGFWLGAGAQSNVDQGADLAPPASDLATARHLGQRVAEATLQFVRGRTVEREPVVPAWRTANER, translated from the coding sequence ATGAGCAACATATGCATCGCCGTCATCTACCACAGCGGCTACGGACACACGGCACGGCAGGCTGACGCTGTCAAAACCGGTATCGAGCGGGTCGACGGCGCGCAGTGCCTGCTCTTGACCGTTGAAGACACACCGGCGCGCTGGAGCGATCTGCTCTCGGCCGAGGCGATCATCTTCGGCACGCCAACCTATGTCGGAGGCCCGTCGGCCGCGTTCAAGTCTTTTCAGGAAGCGAGTTCCAACGCTGTAATGGCCAAAGGCTATCTCTGGAAAGACAAGATCGCCGCCGGCTTCACCAATTCGGGAACCGCTTCCGGCGACAAGCTCGCGACGCTGATGCAGCTCGCACTCTTTGCTGCCCAGCACGGCATGCACTGGATCAACCTCGATCTGCCGCCTTCCAACCACTCGACCACCGGATCACCTGATGATCTCAACCGGTTGGGCTTTTGGCTGGGCGCCGGCGCCCAGTCGAATGTCGACCAGGGGGCCGATCTCGCGCCGCCGGCATCCGATCTCGCCACAGCACGGCATCTCGGCCAACGCGTCGCCGAGGCCACGTTGCAGTTCGTGCGTGGCAGAACGGTCGAGCGGGAGCCGGTCGTCCCCGCGTGGAGAACGGCAAACGAGCGATAG
- a CDS encoding bile acid:sodium symporter family protein, with product MKAVASFSAFVGRTFALWVILFAVLGFVFPDIFKQITPYIVTLLGIIMFGMGLTISLDDFKEVAKRPFEVGIGVISQFLIMPLLAVLLTAIIPMSPEVAAGVILVGCCPGGTSSNVMTYLSKGDVALSVACTSVTTLLAPVVTPFLVWTFASQYLPVDAMAMFMSIVKVVLVPLALGFLLQKLLPGLVKAAVPALPLVSVAGIVLIVAAVVGASKGAIASSGLLIFAVVVLHNGLGYLLGFFAAKAAGLSLAKRKAIAIEVGMQNSGLGAALANAYFSPVAAVPSAIFSVWHNISGALLANYFASRTEDENVEPVVITR from the coding sequence TTGAAGGCTGTCGCATCGTTTTCCGCGTTCGTCGGGCGCACATTCGCGCTCTGGGTCATTCTCTTCGCCGTTCTCGGCTTTGTCTTCCCGGATATTTTCAAGCAGATCACGCCCTATATCGTTACGCTGCTTGGCATTATCATGTTCGGCATGGGCCTCACCATTTCGCTCGACGATTTCAAGGAAGTCGCCAAGCGCCCGTTCGAGGTCGGCATCGGCGTCATCTCACAGTTTCTGATCATGCCCTTGCTGGCCGTGTTGCTGACGGCCATCATCCCGATGTCGCCGGAAGTGGCCGCCGGTGTCATTCTCGTCGGCTGCTGCCCGGGCGGCACCTCGAGCAACGTCATGACATACCTCTCGAAGGGCGATGTCGCGCTGTCGGTGGCCTGCACTAGCGTCACCACGCTTCTGGCCCCGGTCGTCACGCCGTTTCTCGTCTGGACCTTTGCCAGCCAGTATCTGCCGGTTGATGCGATGGCGATGTTCATGAGCATCGTCAAGGTCGTGCTGGTGCCGCTGGCGTTGGGCTTTCTTTTGCAGAAGCTGCTGCCGGGCCTGGTCAAGGCCGCGGTGCCGGCATTGCCGCTGGTCAGCGTTGCGGGCATCGTGTTGATCGTTGCCGCCGTCGTCGGCGCCAGCAAGGGCGCTATCGCCAGCTCCGGCCTGCTGATCTTCGCGGTCGTCGTTCTGCACAATGGCCTCGGCTATCTGCTCGGCTTCTTCGCCGCCAAGGCCGCCGGCCTGTCACTTGCCAAGCGCAAGGCGATCGCCATCGAGGTCGGCATGCAGAACAGCGGTCTCGGCGCGGCTCTGGCCAATGCCTATTTCTCGCCCGTGGCTGCCGTGCCGAGCGCGATCTTCAGCGTCTGGCACAACATTTCCGGCGCGCTGCTTGCCAACTACTTCGCAAGCCGCACGGAAGACGAAAACGTCGAGCCCGTGGTCATCACACGCTGA
- the betB gene encoding betaine-aldehyde dehydrogenase: protein MRAQPQASHFIDGEYVEDIAGTVFESIYPATGEVIARLHAATPAIVEKAIAAAKRAQPEWAAMSPTARGRILKRAAEIMRERNRELSELETLDTGKPIQETIVADPTSGADSFEFFGGVIATALNGDYIPLGGDFAYTKRVPLGVCVGIGAWNYPQQIACWKGAPALAAGNAMVFKPSENTPLGALKIAEILIEAGLPKGLYNVIQGDRTTGPLLVNHPDVAKVSLTGSVPTGRKVYEAAAAGLRHVTMELGGKSPLIVFDDADLESAIGGAMLGNFYSTGQVCSNGTRVFVQKGIKDAFLDRLKARTEAIVIGDPMDEATQLGPMVSGAQRDKVFSYIEKGKAEGARLVTGGGIPNAVSADGTYIQPTVFADVTDDMTIAREEIFGPVMCVLDFESEADVVARANATEFGLSAGVFTADITRAHRVVDQLEAGTLWINTYNLCPVEIPFGGSKQSGFGRENSVAALNHYSELKTVYVGMSPVQAPY from the coding sequence ATGAGAGCCCAACCGCAAGCCTCGCACTTCATCGATGGCGAGTATGTCGAGGACATTGCCGGCACCGTCTTCGAGAGCATCTATCCCGCAACCGGCGAGGTGATCGCCCGGCTGCATGCGGCAACGCCCGCGATCGTCGAAAAGGCGATTGCCGCTGCCAAGCGCGCGCAACCGGAATGGGCGGCCATGAGCCCGACTGCCCGCGGCCGCATCTTGAAGCGCGCCGCCGAGATCATGCGCGAGCGCAACCGCGAGCTTTCCGAGCTCGAAACGCTCGACACCGGCAAGCCGATCCAGGAGACGATCGTCGCCGACCCGACATCGGGCGCCGACTCGTTCGAATTCTTCGGCGGCGTCATCGCCACAGCGCTCAACGGCGACTACATTCCGCTCGGCGGCGATTTCGCCTATACCAAGCGTGTGCCGCTCGGCGTCTGCGTCGGCATCGGCGCCTGGAATTATCCGCAGCAGATCGCCTGCTGGAAGGGTGCGCCGGCGCTTGCCGCCGGCAACGCCATGGTCTTCAAGCCATCGGAGAATACCCCACTCGGCGCCCTCAAGATCGCCGAGATCCTGATCGAGGCGGGCCTTCCCAAGGGCCTCTACAACGTCATCCAGGGCGATCGGACGACCGGTCCGCTGCTCGTCAACCACCCCGATGTCGCCAAGGTATCGCTCACCGGCTCGGTGCCGACGGGCCGCAAGGTGTATGAGGCGGCAGCTGCCGGTCTTCGCCACGTAACGATGGAGCTCGGCGGCAAGTCGCCGCTGATCGTCTTCGACGATGCCGATCTCGAAAGCGCCATCGGCGGCGCCATGCTCGGCAACTTCTATTCCACCGGCCAGGTCTGCTCGAACGGCACCCGCGTCTTCGTCCAGAAGGGCATCAAGGATGCGTTCCTCGATCGCCTCAAGGCGCGCACTGAAGCGATCGTCATCGGCGACCCGATGGACGAAGCCACCCAGCTCGGGCCGATGGTGTCGGGCGCGCAACGCGACAAGGTCTTCTCCTATATCGAAAAGGGCAAAGCCGAGGGCGCGCGTCTGGTCACCGGCGGCGGCATTCCGAATGCGGTCAGTGCCGACGGCACCTATATCCAGCCGACCGTCTTTGCCGACGTCACCGACGACATGACCATCGCGCGCGAAGAGATCTTCGGCCCTGTGATGTGCGTTCTCGACTTCGAAAGCGAGGCTGATGTCGTCGCGCGCGCCAATGCCACCGAATTCGGCCTGTCGGCCGGCGTCTTCACCGCCGACATCACCCGCGCCCACCGCGTCGTCGACCAACTCGAAGCCGGCACGCTCTGGATCAACACCTACAATCTCTGCCCGGTCGAGATCCCCTTCGGCGGCTCCAAGCAATCCGGTTTCGGGCGCGAGAATTCCGTGGCGGCGCTCAACCATTACAGCGAGTTGAAGACCGTCTACGTCGGCATGAGCCCGGTGCAGGCGCCGTATTGA
- a CDS encoding phosphoadenylyl-sulfate reductase: MTTSPLDATAKALNQALEVLDLAGRLALVAGLEGRAVFTTSLGIEDQVITAVIGENQLAVDVATLQTGRLFNETVALIDKTEETYGILIKRFHPEKADVDAYAAQYGANGFYDSVEARHACCDARKLKPLARALEGASYWVTGLRRGQSGNRAATPFAEADAERGLIKINPLADWDIETIRSYVTANAVPVNPLHARGYPSIGCEPCTRAIKPGEPERAGRWWWENDEKRECGLHVPETASSIIPTSSSAA; the protein is encoded by the coding sequence ATGACCACGTCACCCCTCGACGCCACCGCGAAAGCTCTGAACCAAGCGCTTGAAGTCCTGGATCTCGCAGGACGTCTCGCGCTCGTTGCCGGCCTTGAAGGCCGTGCCGTCTTTACCACGTCGCTCGGTATCGAAGATCAGGTGATCACGGCCGTCATCGGCGAGAACCAGCTGGCGGTCGATGTCGCCACGCTGCAGACCGGCCGCCTCTTCAACGAGACGGTGGCGCTGATCGACAAGACCGAAGAGACCTATGGCATCCTGATCAAGCGTTTTCATCCGGAAAAGGCAGACGTCGACGCCTATGCCGCGCAATATGGTGCCAACGGCTTTTATGACAGCGTCGAAGCCAGGCATGCCTGTTGTGACGCGCGCAAGCTGAAGCCGCTTGCACGCGCACTCGAAGGCGCCAGCTACTGGGTGACGGGGCTTCGCCGCGGCCAGTCCGGCAACCGGGCAGCGACACCCTTTGCCGAAGCGGATGCTGAGCGCGGCCTCATCAAGATCAATCCGCTCGCCGACTGGGACATCGAAACCATCCGCAGTTACGTCACTGCCAACGCCGTTCCTGTGAACCCGCTGCATGCCCGCGGTTATCCCTCGATCGGCTGCGAACCCTGCACCCGCGCCATCAAGCCGGGCGAGCCCGAACGGGCCGGCCGCTGGTGGTGGGAAAACGACGAGAAGCGCGAATGCGGGCTTCACGTCCCAGAGACCGCCAGTTCCATCATCCCGACTTCGAGCAGCGCCGCCTGA
- the betA gene encoding choline dehydrogenase, whose protein sequence is MQADYIIIGSGSAGSALAYRLSQDGKHSVIVLEYGGSDIGPFIQMPAALAWPMSMDRYNWGYHSEPEPNLNNRRITAPRGKVIGGSSSINGLVYVRGHAEDFNRWEDLGARGWAYADVLPYFKRMEHSHGGEVGWRGTDGPLHVKRGPVTNPLFHAFIEAGEQAGFELTNDYNGSKQEGFGLMEQTVWQGRRWSAANAYLRPALKRPNVSLMRCFARKVVIENRRATGVEIERGGKIEIVKANREVIVSASSFNSPKLLMLSGIGPAQHLKDMGIEVKVDRPGVGANLQDHMEFYFQQVSTKPVSLYSWLPWFWQGVAGAQWLLSKGGLGASNQFEACAFLRSAPGVKQPDIQYHFLPVAISYDGKAAAKSHGFQVHVGYNLSKSRGNVTLRSSDPMADPVIRFNYMSHPEDWEKFRHCVRLTREIFGQRAFDQYRGPEIQPGEKVQTDDEIDAFLREHLESAYHPCGTCRMGAKDDPMAVVDPETRVIGVDGLRVADSSIFPHVTYGNLNSPSIMTGEKAADHILGKQPLARSNQEPWINPRWAVSDR, encoded by the coding sequence ATGCAGGCAGACTACATCATCATCGGCTCCGGCTCGGCCGGTTCGGCGCTCGCCTACCGCCTCTCGCAGGACGGCAAGCATTCCGTAATCGTGCTCGAATATGGCGGTTCGGACATCGGGCCGTTCATCCAGATGCCGGCAGCACTTGCCTGGCCGATGAGCATGGACCGCTACAACTGGGGCTATCATTCCGAACCCGAGCCGAACCTCAACAACCGGCGCATCACCGCGCCGCGCGGCAAGGTCATCGGCGGCTCCTCCTCGATCAACGGCCTTGTCTACGTGCGCGGCCATGCCGAGGATTTCAATCGCTGGGAGGACCTGGGCGCACGTGGCTGGGCCTATGCCGACGTGCTTCCCTACTTCAAGCGCATGGAGCATTCGCACGGAGGCGAGGTCGGCTGGCGCGGGACCGACGGGCCGTTGCACGTCAAGCGCGGGCCGGTGACCAACCCACTGTTCCATGCCTTCATTGAAGCGGGCGAGCAGGCGGGCTTCGAGCTTACCAACGACTACAACGGCTCCAAGCAGGAAGGCTTCGGCCTGATGGAGCAGACCGTCTGGCAGGGGCGCCGCTGGTCCGCCGCCAACGCCTATCTCCGCCCGGCTCTGAAGCGGCCCAACGTTTCGCTCATGCGCTGTTTTGCCCGCAAGGTGGTGATCGAGAACCGCCGGGCGACCGGCGTCGAGATCGAGCGCGGCGGCAAGATCGAGATCGTCAAGGCGAACCGCGAGGTGATCGTCTCCGCCTCCTCCTTCAACTCGCCGAAGCTGCTGATGCTGTCCGGCATCGGCCCGGCACAGCACCTGAAGGACATGGGCATAGAGGTCAAGGTCGATCGACCCGGTGTCGGCGCCAACCTTCAGGACCATATGGAGTTCTATTTCCAGCAGGTCTCGACCAAACCGGTCTCGCTCTATTCCTGGCTGCCGTGGTTCTGGCAGGGGGTCGCCGGAGCACAATGGTTGCTCTCCAAAGGTGGGCTCGGCGCCTCCAACCAATTCGAGGCCTGCGCCTTCCTGCGTTCGGCGCCGGGCGTCAAGCAGCCCGATATCCAGTATCACTTCCTGCCGGTCGCGATCAGCTATGACGGCAAGGCGGCGGCCAAGAGCCACGGCTTCCAGGTGCATGTGGGCTACAACCTGTCGAAGTCGCGCGGCAACGTCACCCTGCGATCCTCCGATCCGATGGCCGACCCGGTGATCCGCTTCAACTATATGAGCCACCCGGAGGATTGGGAGAAGTTCCGCCACTGCGTGCGCCTCACCCGCGAGATCTTCGGCCAGCGGGCCTTCGACCAGTATCGCGGGCCGGAGATCCAGCCGGGCGAGAAGGTGCAGACGGACGATGAGATCGACGCCTTCCTGCGCGAACACCTGGAAAGCGCCTACCACCCCTGCGGCACCTGCCGGATGGGTGCCAAGGACGACCCAATGGCCGTGGTCGACCCGGAGACGCGGGTGATCGGCGTCGATGGTTTGCGCGTCGCGGACTCCTCGATCTTCCCGCACGTGACCTATGGCAATCTCAACAGCCCCTCGATCATGACCGGCGAAAAGGCAGCCGACCATATCCTCGGCAAGCAACCGCTTGCCCGGTCCAATCAGGAGCCCTGGATCAATCCGCGCTGGGCCGTCAGCGACAGATAG